In the genome of Rhodoplanes sp. Z2-YC6860, one region contains:
- a CDS encoding MbtH family protein: MSTNPFEDENGVYHVLINDEGQYSLWPSFKDVPQGWTVAKKSDTRAACLDYINKNWTDMRPKSLIDRMEKDARNKKLN; encoded by the coding sequence ATGAGCACCAACCCGTTCGAAGACGAAAATGGCGTCTATCACGTCCTGATCAATGACGAGGGGCAGTATTCGCTGTGGCCGAGCTTCAAGGACGTGCCGCAGGGCTGGACGGTCGCGAAAAAATCCGACACCCGCGCGGCCTGCCTCGACTACATCAACAAGAATTGGACTGACATGCGGCCAAAAAGTCTGATCGACCGCATGGAAAAAGATGCGCGAAACAAGAAGCTGAATTGA
- a CDS encoding YcjF family protein, with product MNKKKLPKAVLRTAEDMRSAADRTETTPHPVDLNEKPAAPSANQRPAADNVIELIPKTESAVADTIVVSAAHDTAAALRRRKAVAIVERHANWSAVGGVIPVPIANAAAITTLMVRMIKQLSALYGVPFEQTRTRAAVVGLMGGVLPTGLATIATSTLMYFVPGYGMLSLAVSSVTSSAYARSIGQLYIEHFEIGATQIDFHKIVLR from the coding sequence ATGAACAAGAAGAAGCTGCCGAAGGCGGTGCTGCGGACCGCCGAGGACATGCGCAGCGCTGCCGATCGGACCGAAACCACCCCGCACCCGGTCGATCTCAACGAAAAGCCGGCTGCGCCTTCTGCCAACCAGCGGCCTGCCGCGGACAATGTCATCGAGTTGATACCCAAGACCGAGTCCGCGGTCGCGGACACGATCGTTGTGTCCGCGGCACACGACACAGCGGCCGCGCTACGCCGCCGCAAGGCGGTGGCGATCGTCGAGCGCCATGCCAACTGGTCGGCGGTCGGCGGCGTCATTCCGGTGCCGATCGCGAATGCCGCGGCCATCACGACCCTGATGGTGCGGATGATCAAGCAACTCAGCGCGCTCTACGGCGTGCCGTTCGAGCAGACCCGCACCCGCGCGGCGGTGGTTGGCTTGATGGGCGGCGTGCTGCCGACCGGTCTCGCCACCATCGCGACATCGACGCTCATGTATTTCGTGCCGGGATACGGCATGCTCAGTCTGGCGGTGTCGTCGGTGACGTCATCGGCCTATGCCCGCAGCATCGGGCAACTCTACATCGAGCATTTCGAGATCGGCGCGACACAGATCGACTTTCACAAGATCGTGCTGCGCTGA
- a CDS encoding ParA family protein, which yields MAHSIITVATMKGGSGKSTLASCLAAHWQINGRNSAIIDADPQRTIARLAAREKALGGVHVAEDATEDAFKTAQRLVGDYEKVILDTPGFRSQATLACLGVSDFVLVPVKPSPFDVDRMLDTLNILINGVSGRRPIFRCVLTQTTRESVIAKHIRSELAEAGFPVLDSEMTNRVVYAEAALWGGTPSLIDKSGPAAREIAAIADEVEQICESMIQVKRAANA from the coding sequence ATGGCGCATTCGATCATCACGGTCGCCACCATGAAGGGCGGCAGCGGCAAAAGCACGCTGGCGAGTTGCCTCGCCGCACATTGGCAGATCAACGGCCGCAACTCAGCGATCATCGACGCCGATCCGCAACGCACCATCGCGCGTCTCGCTGCGCGCGAGAAGGCGCTGGGCGGTGTGCATGTCGCCGAGGACGCGACTGAAGACGCCTTCAAGACCGCCCAGCGGCTGGTCGGTGACTACGAGAAAGTGATCCTCGACACGCCGGGCTTCCGCTCACAGGCGACGCTGGCCTGTCTGGGCGTCAGCGATTTCGTGCTGGTGCCGGTGAAGCCTTCACCGTTCGATGTCGACCGCATGCTCGACACGCTGAACATCCTGATCAACGGTGTCAGCGGGCGGCGGCCGATCTTCCGCTGCGTGCTGACGCAGACCACCCGTGAATCCGTGATCGCCAAGCACATCCGGTCGGAACTCGCCGAAGCCGGCTTCCCGGTGCTTGACAGCGAGATGACCAACCGCGTCGTATATGCCGAAGCGGCGCTATGGGGCGGTACTCCGAGCCTGATCGACAAGTCCGGCCCCGCAGCCCGCGAGATCGCGGCCATTGCCGACGAGGTCGAGCAGATATGCGAGAGCATGATCCAGGTGAAGCGGGCGGCAAACGCATGA
- a CDS encoding adenylate/guanylate cyclase domain-containing protein translates to MASGLVLFFYISAHLINHALGLVSLDAAEAGMSIAVEVWYSVPGTILLYGAATVHFLMALLAIYERRTFRLPPLEIIRIALGFTMPILLIGHAAGTRLAYDMYGLSSDYTRVVGVLWASGQQGWQLGLMAPGWIHGCLGLNFAFGRRQWFRQLRPVLFAIALLLPVFSGLGFIAMGRELAGTPRSAAAQEYLSPANTEQRLAIAQWKDNLLNWYFSIIFAAFMAREIRNLIERRAKGLVQVTYPGQTVSIPRGWSVLEASRSFHLPHASMCGGRARCSTCRIRVTAGQEHCPPPAKDEQDTLTRINAPAEVRLACQLRPQGNVSVIPIVRTARPVYRATAPRRSGEHDVVVLYCDFRNRADFASDHLPQDLLHILTVYVDGLSQAIRAAGGALSYVESDSVCALFGLDGAGEVCAQRALDAVGAVEGVIADLNNRLGRRESDRLKISVVVHSGHAAIGEIGSSEPPMVLAIGEAVDVANEMRKLAAERDRAFAISEQVYQAAGLIPVHDDEAVLHRPEGITTVFLSDAAPIASPAWTLHGKVNRAALLRRLWAGG, encoded by the coding sequence ATGGCATCCGGGCTCGTGCTGTTTTTCTACATTTCCGCGCATCTGATCAACCACGCGCTGGGCCTCGTCTCGCTCGACGCCGCCGAGGCCGGCATGTCGATCGCGGTCGAGGTCTGGTACAGCGTCCCCGGCACGATCCTGCTTTATGGCGCAGCCACCGTGCATTTCCTGATGGCGCTGCTTGCCATCTACGAGCGGCGCACCTTTCGGCTGCCGCCGCTCGAAATCATCCGCATCGCGCTCGGCTTCACCATGCCGATCCTTCTGATCGGCCACGCCGCCGGCACGCGGCTCGCTTACGACATGTACGGCCTGTCGTCCGACTATACCCGGGTGGTCGGTGTGCTCTGGGCGTCCGGCCAGCAGGGCTGGCAGCTGGGATTGATGGCGCCCGGCTGGATTCACGGATGCCTGGGACTCAACTTCGCCTTCGGCCGGCGGCAATGGTTCAGGCAATTGCGTCCGGTGCTGTTTGCCATCGCGCTGCTGCTGCCGGTGTTCTCAGGGCTGGGCTTCATCGCCATGGGCCGCGAGCTTGCCGGTACACCGCGCTCTGCGGCGGCTCAGGAATATCTGAGCCCCGCGAACACCGAGCAACGGCTTGCCATCGCGCAATGGAAGGACAATCTGCTCAATTGGTATTTCTCGATCATTTTCGCGGCTTTCATGGCGCGGGAGATCCGCAACCTGATCGAGCGGCGGGCCAAGGGGTTGGTCCAGGTGACCTATCCCGGACAGACCGTTAGCATTCCGCGCGGCTGGTCGGTGCTGGAGGCCAGCCGCAGCTTTCATCTGCCGCACGCGTCGATGTGCGGTGGCCGGGCGCGGTGCTCGACGTGCCGCATCCGGGTTACCGCCGGCCAGGAGCATTGCCCACCTCCCGCCAAAGACGAGCAGGACACACTCACGCGGATCAACGCGCCGGCCGAAGTCCGGCTGGCGTGCCAGCTGCGGCCGCAAGGCAATGTGTCCGTGATCCCCATCGTGCGCACCGCGCGTCCGGTGTATCGCGCCACGGCACCGCGGCGCAGCGGCGAACACGACGTGGTCGTGCTGTATTGCGATTTCAGAAATCGCGCCGACTTCGCCAGCGATCATCTGCCGCAGGATCTGCTGCACATTCTCACCGTCTATGTCGACGGCTTGAGTCAGGCGATCCGCGCCGCGGGAGGTGCGCTGAGCTATGTCGAGAGCGACAGCGTCTGCGCGCTGTTCGGTCTCGATGGCGCCGGCGAGGTCTGCGCCCAGCGCGCTTTGGATGCGGTGGGCGCTGTCGAAGGTGTCATCGCCGATCTCAACAACCGGCTCGGCCGGCGCGAGAGCGATCGCCTCAAGATTTCCGTGGTCGTGCACTCAGGACATGCTGCGATCGGTGAGATCGGTTCGTCGGAGCCGCCGATGGTCCTTGCGATCGGTGAAGCCGTCGACGTCGCCAACGAAATGCGCAAACTGGCCGCGGAACGCGACCGCGCCTTTGCGATCTCCGAGCAAGTCTACCAGGCCGCGGGCCTGATACCGGTCCATGACGACGAAGCGGTGCTGCACCGGCCTGAAGGCATCACGACGGTGTTTCTCTCGGACGCGGCGCCGATCGCCTCGCCGGCCTGGACTCTCCACGGCAAGGTCAACCGCGCCGCATTGCTGCGGCGCCTGTGGGCGGGAGGTTGA
- a CDS encoding extracellular solute-binding protein has translation MSFKQSGNGDSGLGSKNLSRRDILILGAGAAAVSVGTFTGPAQAAGETAHHGLSAFGDLGYPADFKHLKYVDPAAPKGGTFSQLAGGGTATFNSLNGFILKGDPAVDMELVFCSLMGRATDEPDAVYAYAADQVEVSADGRVYRFRLRNGIKFHDGSPITAADVAFSLSILKEKGHPNIAMLLRDMEAAEADGDRTVVVRFTANRARSAPLTAANLPILSKAYYSSHAFDETTLDPPLGSGPYKVGKFEQGRFMEFERIKDWWGAELPINRGQYNFDVLRYDYYRDRDTAFEGFSGKSYLFREEYTSRVWKTRYDFPAVRDGRVKVETIPDERPSGAQGWMINTRRDRFQDVRIREALAYAFDFEWVNKNVMFDCYARTQSCFQNSDMMAHGKPSPEELALLEPFKGKVSEAVFAEAWVPPVSDGSGQDRRLLRRSAELLNAAGWTIKDGKRVNAKGEPFTVEFLVFERVSEPHHALYTKNLGALGIDATTRLVDPVQYRSRVQEFDYDITMNRMVFSLTPSDALRNYFSSRAADSKGSPNFAGIKDPVVDALIDKAIAANDRTSLNNACRALDRVLRAGHYWVSAWYKPSHWIAYWDVFSRPTTKPRYARGAPETWWYDTEKAAKVEKAG, from the coding sequence GACAGCGGCTTAGGCTCAAAAAACCTTTCACGACGCGACATTCTGATCCTTGGAGCCGGGGCCGCCGCGGTCAGCGTCGGCACCTTCACCGGCCCAGCCCAGGCAGCCGGCGAAACCGCCCATCACGGCCTCTCGGCATTCGGGGACCTCGGCTATCCGGCCGATTTCAAGCACCTCAAATACGTCGATCCGGCTGCGCCCAAGGGCGGCACCTTCAGCCAGCTTGCCGGCGGCGGCACCGCCACCTTCAACTCGCTGAACGGCTTCATCCTCAAGGGCGATCCGGCTGTCGACATGGAGCTGGTGTTCTGCTCGTTGATGGGTCGCGCCACCGACGAACCCGACGCGGTCTACGCCTACGCGGCCGATCAGGTCGAGGTTTCGGCCGACGGCCGCGTCTATCGCTTCCGGCTGCGCAATGGCATCAAATTCCACGATGGCAGCCCGATCACCGCGGCCGATGTCGCGTTTTCGCTGTCGATCCTGAAGGAAAAGGGCCATCCCAACATCGCGATGCTGCTGCGCGACATGGAGGCCGCCGAGGCCGACGGCGACCGCACGGTGGTGGTCCGCTTCACTGCCAATCGCGCTCGCAGCGCGCCGCTCACCGCCGCAAACCTGCCGATTCTGTCCAAGGCTTATTATTCGTCGCACGCCTTCGACGAGACCACGCTCGACCCGCCGCTCGGCTCGGGGCCGTACAAGGTCGGCAAATTCGAGCAGGGCCGCTTCATGGAGTTCGAGCGCATCAAGGACTGGTGGGGCGCGGAGCTGCCGATCAACCGCGGCCAGTACAACTTCGATGTGCTGCGCTACGACTACTACCGCGACCGCGACACCGCCTTCGAAGGCTTCAGCGGCAAGAGCTATCTGTTCCGCGAGGAATACACTTCGCGTGTCTGGAAGACGCGCTACGATTTCCCGGCCGTCCGCGATGGCCGCGTCAAGGTCGAGACGATCCCGGACGAGCGTCCGTCCGGCGCCCAGGGCTGGATGATCAACACCCGCCGCGATCGCTTCCAGGACGTTCGCATTCGCGAAGCGCTGGCTTACGCGTTCGACTTCGAATGGGTCAACAAGAACGTGATGTTCGACTGCTACGCGCGCACGCAGTCGTGCTTCCAGAATTCGGACATGATGGCCCACGGCAAGCCGTCGCCCGAAGAGCTCGCGCTGCTCGAGCCGTTCAAGGGCAAGGTGTCCGAGGCGGTGTTCGCCGAGGCCTGGGTGCCGCCGGTGAGCGACGGCTCGGGCCAGGATCGCCGGCTGCTACGGCGCTCGGCTGAGCTTTTGAACGCGGCGGGCTGGACCATCAAGGACGGCAAGCGCGTCAACGCTAAGGGCGAGCCGTTCACCGTGGAATTCCTGGTGTTCGAGCGGGTGTCGGAGCCGCATCACGCGCTTTACACCAAGAATCTCGGAGCGCTCGGCATCGACGCAACGACACGCCTGGTCGACCCGGTGCAGTACCGCTCGCGTGTCCAGGAGTTCGACTACGACATCACCATGAACCGCATGGTGTTCTCGCTGACGCCGAGCGATGCGTTGCGCAATTATTTCTCCAGCCGGGCGGCGGACAGCAAAGGCTCGCCGAATTTTGCGGGCATCAAGGACCCGGTGGTCGACGCGCTGATCGACAAGGCCATCGCGGCGAACGACCGGACGTCGCTCAACAATGCGTGCCGGGCGCTCGACCGCGTGCTTCGCGCCGGGCACTACTGGGTGTCGGCCTGGTACAAGCCGTCGCACTGGATCGCCTATTGGGACGTCTTCAGCCGGCCGACGACGAAGCCGCGTTATGCGCGCGGCGCACCGGAAACCTGGTGGTACGACACCGAGAAAGCCGCCAAGGTCGAGAAGGCCGGCTAG